The following are encoded in a window of Methanococcus voltae genomic DNA:
- a CDS encoding YkgJ family cysteine cluster protein, with the protein MDNSNSNYKTEGISWSCRFCGGCCDSPSVTKKDIANISGFLKIPFEEVVSKYLKSFNGKTGVLKTSKTKCIFLGEDRKCKIYKVRPIICRLRPYSIQLMGKKPTGSKRNKKNSAELKLTYDPWFLENCKGMFLGDLPPEEEYFRHAITVYKYLGEEKSTPEELFEKAKKRLSNK; encoded by the coding sequence ATGGATAATTCAAATTCAAATTATAAAACAGAAGGCATATCTTGGTCTTGTAGATTTTGTGGAGGTTGTTGCGATAGCCCTTCCGTGACTAAAAAAGATATCGCAAATATTTCAGGTTTTTTAAAAATTCCATTTGAGGAAGTAGTTTCAAAATATTTAAAAAGTTTCAATGGAAAAACTGGTGTTTTAAAAACTTCAAAAACAAAATGTATCTTTTTAGGCGAAGATAGAAAATGTAAAATTTACAAAGTAAGACCTATAATCTGTAGATTAAGACCTTATTCTATCCAGCTTATGGGAAAAAAGCCAACTGGAAGTAAAAGAAACAAGAAAAATTCTGCAGAATTAAAATTAACTTACGACCCTTGGTTCCTTGAAAATTGTAAAGGAATGTTTTTAGGAGATTTACCGCCTGAAGAAGAATATTTTAGACACGCAATAACTGTATATAAATATTTGGGTGAAGAAAAATCA